The nucleotide sequence TCTAGAGCTACAGGTACAGACACCGATGCTTTTGCTTATAGTAATGGTGGTGTTGCCAGTGCATTAATCTCGTTACCATTACGTTATATGCATACTACAGTGGAGACTGTTCATAAAGATGATGTTGAGAATGTAATTCGTATGATTTATGAAACCTTGTTACAAATAAAAGATGGAGATACGTTTAGTTATTTCGACTAAGTAAAAAAGAAAATAAGCCTCATTAATTTGAGGCTTTTCTAAGGCGTTATTTTATGACCTATTTATTAACCGCAGCAGCTATATTACCTGTGTTAATTGTTATCATATATATTTATATGATGGACAAACACGAAAAGGAATGTAAACGGTTTATGTTTTACAATTTCCTTTTAGGAGCAGTAGTAAGTGTTATTCTTACTATGCTAATCTCTATTTTAGTATTTGATAACATTATAATTTTAAAAGATAAACACAGTATTTTTGAGCAGTTTACTAAAGCTTTTTTAGTTGTTGCATTTACTGAAGAATTTAGTAAATATATTATTGTGCGATACTTTGCACAACCTAAAAAAGATTTTAACGAACCTTTTGATGGTATCGTCTATGCTGTAATGGTTTCGATGGGTTTTGCTGCCACAGAAAATATTTTGTATGTACTAAGCGGTGGCGGA is from Flavobacteriaceae bacterium and encodes:
- a CDS encoding protease PrsW, with amino-acid sequence MTYLLTAAAILPVLIVIIYIYMMDKHEKECKRFMFYNFLLGAVVSVILTMLISILVFDNIIILKDKHSIFEQFTKAFLVVAFTEEFSKYIIVRYFAQPKKDFNEPFDGIVYAVMVSMGFAATENILYVLSGGGYEVALLRAFTAIPAHATFAILMGYFMGKAKFSKNRFQLNLLGLLLAVIFHGAYDFFLFIDFIPGLSIGAFISLIIGIILSYKAMKIHQKNSNFKI